The Stenotrophomonas rhizophila genome has a window encoding:
- the glnE gene encoding bifunctional [glutamate--ammonia ligase]-adenylyl-L-tyrosine phosphorylase/[glutamate--ammonia-ligase] adenylyltransferase encodes MPISADAVPAALVPLVDRALARLALSLNDSGNWPPPEPVLAQLRLLAITSDFALDTLCRQPGLLSQLTQTDCPPLPLPELDPQQPADWPARLRRYRTACSTRLIWRDLEGLDDVPATLAGATRLAEECLALALAALEQEFATRHGVVRAADGSTQQLVVFGLGKLGGGELNFSSDVDLVYAYPQGGESDGPRPLAAEEYFARLGQRLARLLDETTVDGFSHRVDLRLRPFGSAGRVALSFAGMDQYFQREGRDWERYAWLKARAVAGDIAAGEAWLQTLRPFVYRRYLDFTALDGLREMKAAITAEVSRRDMFDDIKRGPGGIREIEFLSQALQLIRGGREASLRERRLLHALPALVACGQMAPEDGADLLHAYRFLRRLENRLQMLRDAQTHALPTDPTDRLRIACGLGYADWDALLAALDVQRDRVSTEFAALLAPRAGQAAPDALANYWRGLPDRGDAEVLANAGFHDPNGADQSLRDFAQSLGVKSLSDNARARLDRVLPALLHAATRSPQPDAALKRVLGLLQAILRRTSYLALLDEQPSALARLVDVLARSALLAERIAAYPLLLDELLDVRVSGPMPDAAAMQAECDAALAVDDPEAALRLLNETRLALSFRMALATLDGRQRAVDSTRQLAQLAQAVVVTALAMADADMRRAHGEVPGGRFAIIGYGSLGGLELGFGSDLDLVFLHDHPADQDSSNGARPLDPGRWYARLAQKVMALLGAVTAAGRLYDIDVRLRPDGGKGSLVSSLASYTEYQRERAWTWEHQALVRARGIAGDASLLADFERIRATTLARPREREVLYADVVKMRGRMRTELDRSDAARWDLKQGAGGIVDLEFLLQTGVLDSAGTHPQVLEPRDTPSLIDQLAGIAWLPGGTRDALHEAHAALLDVGLACTLDRRPRLAVLTPALEEAQRVITATCEAAELPFADTGATTGNA; translated from the coding sequence ATGCCGATTTCCGCCGATGCCGTTCCCGCCGCCCTTGTCCCGCTCGTCGACCGCGCGCTTGCGCGTCTTGCGCTCAGCCTGAACGACTCAGGCAACTGGCCGCCGCCGGAACCGGTCCTCGCCCAGCTCCGCCTGCTCGCCATCACCAGCGACTTCGCCCTCGACACCCTGTGCCGGCAGCCCGGGCTTCTGTCGCAATTGACCCAAACCGACTGCCCGCCGCTGCCGCTCCCGGAACTGGATCCCCAGCAGCCCGCCGACTGGCCGGCGCGCCTGCGCCGCTACCGCACCGCCTGCTCCACCCGCCTGATCTGGCGCGACCTCGAAGGCCTCGACGACGTGCCCGCCACCCTTGCCGGCGCCACCCGCCTGGCCGAGGAATGCCTGGCGCTGGCCCTGGCCGCGCTGGAACAGGAATTCGCCACCCGCCACGGCGTGGTCCGCGCCGCCGATGGCAGCACCCAGCAGTTGGTGGTGTTCGGCCTGGGCAAGCTGGGCGGCGGCGAACTCAATTTCAGTTCCGACGTGGACCTGGTCTACGCCTACCCGCAGGGCGGTGAATCCGACGGCCCGCGCCCGCTCGCCGCCGAGGAATACTTCGCCCGGCTCGGCCAGCGCCTGGCGCGCCTGCTCGATGAAACCACCGTGGACGGCTTCAGCCACCGCGTCGACCTGCGCCTGCGCCCGTTCGGCAGCGCCGGCCGCGTGGCGCTGTCTTTCGCTGGCATGGACCAGTACTTCCAGCGCGAAGGCCGCGATTGGGAACGCTACGCCTGGCTCAAGGCGCGCGCCGTGGCGGGCGACATCGCCGCCGGTGAAGCCTGGCTGCAGACCCTGCGCCCGTTCGTCTACCGCCGCTACCTCGATTTCACCGCGCTCGACGGCCTGCGCGAAATGAAGGCGGCCATCACCGCCGAAGTCTCGCGCCGCGACATGTTCGACGACATCAAGCGCGGCCCCGGCGGCATCCGCGAAATCGAATTCCTGTCCCAGGCCCTGCAGCTCATCCGCGGTGGCCGCGAAGCCAGCCTGCGCGAGCGCCGCCTGCTGCATGCGCTGCCCGCCCTGGTCGCCTGCGGGCAGATGGCGCCGGAGGATGGCGCAGACCTGCTGCACGCCTACCGCTTCCTGCGCCGCCTGGAAAACCGCCTGCAGATGCTGCGCGATGCCCAGACCCACGCGCTGCCCACCGACCCCACCGACCGCCTGCGCATCGCCTGTGGCCTGGGCTACGCCGACTGGGACGCGCTGCTGGCCGCGCTCGATGTGCAGCGCGACCGGGTCAGCACCGAGTTCGCCGCGCTGCTCGCCCCGCGCGCCGGCCAGGCCGCCCCCGATGCGCTGGCCAATTACTGGCGCGGCCTGCCCGACCGCGGCGATGCCGAGGTGCTGGCCAACGCCGGCTTCCACGATCCCAACGGCGCCGACCAGTCGCTGCGCGACTTCGCCCAATCACTCGGCGTGAAGTCGCTCAGCGACAACGCGCGCGCACGCCTCGACCGCGTACTGCCCGCACTGCTGCATGCCGCCACCCGCTCGCCGCAGCCCGACGCCGCGCTCAAGCGCGTGCTCGGCCTGCTGCAGGCCATCCTGCGCCGCACCAGCTACCTCGCACTGCTCGACGAACAGCCCAGCGCACTGGCCAGGCTGGTGGATGTGCTCGCCCGCAGCGCGCTGCTGGCCGAGCGCATCGCCGCCTACCCGCTGCTGCTGGACGAACTGCTGGACGTGCGCGTGTCCGGCCCGATGCCCGATGCCGCCGCCATGCAGGCCGAGTGCGATGCCGCGCTGGCCGTGGACGACCCCGAAGCCGCACTGCGCCTGCTCAATGAAACCCGGCTTGCGCTGAGCTTCCGCATGGCCCTCGCCACGCTGGATGGCCGCCAGCGCGCCGTGGACAGCACCCGCCAGCTCGCCCAGCTCGCGCAGGCGGTGGTGGTCACCGCCTTGGCGATGGCCGATGCGGACATGCGCCGCGCGCACGGTGAAGTGCCGGGCGGCCGGTTCGCGATCATCGGCTACGGCAGCCTGGGCGGGTTGGAACTGGGCTTCGGCTCGGACCTGGATCTGGTTTTCCTGCACGACCACCCGGCCGACCAGGACAGCAGCAACGGCGCCCGCCCGCTCGACCCGGGCCGCTGGTACGCGCGCCTGGCGCAGAAAGTGATGGCGCTGCTGGGCGCGGTCACCGCTGCCGGCCGCCTGTACGACATCGACGTGCGCCTGCGCCCGGATGGCGGCAAGGGCTCGCTGGTGTCCTCGCTGGCCAGCTACACCGAATACCAGCGCGAGCGTGCCTGGACCTGGGAACACCAGGCGCTGGTACGCGCGCGCGGCATTGCCGGTGACGCCAGCCTGCTGGCCGATTTCGAACGGATCCGTGCCACCACGCTGGCGCGCCCGCGCGAGCGCGAGGTGCTGTACGCCGACGTGGTGAAAATGCGCGGCCGCATGCGCACCGAACTGGACCGCAGCGATGCCGCGCGCTGGGATCTCAAGCAGGGTGCCGGTGGCATCGTGGACCTGGAGTTCCTGCTGCAGACCGGCGTGCTGGACAGCGCCGGCACGCACCCACAGGTGCTGGAGCCGCGCGACACCCCCAGCCTGATCGACCAGCTGGCCGGCATCGCCTGGCTGCCCGGCGGCACGCGCGACGCGCTGCACGAAGCGCATGCCGCGCTGTTGGACGTAGGGTTGGCCTGCACCCTGGACAGAAGGCCGCGCCTGGCGGTCCTGACCCCCGCGTTGGAAGAAGCCCAACGCGTAATCACCGCCACCTGCGAAGCAGCAGAGCTACCCTTCGCCGATACCGGCGCAACGACCGGTAACGCATGA
- a CDS encoding queuosine precursor transporter gives MTARPAIVFAPLTLRSLLLAVLAMGAVVLGSNVLVQYPINDWLTWGAFSYPVAFLVSNLINRRFGPAAARRVAWAGFALAVLLSIWIATPRIAVASCLAFIAAQLLDITVFDRLRRGHWWRAPMVATTCSATLDTTIFWSIAFAGSSLPWVSWAAGDLAVKLAIGVFLLAPFRALLWKMAPRTA, from the coding sequence ATGACCGCCCGCCCTGCCATCGTGTTTGCCCCGTTGACCCTTCGCTCGCTGCTGCTGGCGGTGTTGGCCATGGGCGCGGTGGTGCTGGGTTCGAACGTGCTGGTGCAGTACCCGATCAACGATTGGCTGACCTGGGGCGCTTTCAGCTACCCGGTGGCGTTCCTGGTGAGCAACCTGATCAACCGCCGGTTTGGCCCGGCGGCGGCACGGCGGGTGGCGTGGGCGGGGTTTGCGCTGGCGGTGCTGCTGTCGATCTGGATTGCGACCCCGCGCATTGCGGTGGCCTCGTGCCTGGCGTTCATTGCCGCGCAGCTGTTGGACATCACTGTGTTCGACCGGCTGCGCCGGGGGCACTGGTGGCGCGCGCCGATGGTGGCGACCACGTGCAGTGCGACGTTGGATACGACGATTTTCTGGAGCATCGCGTTCGCCGGTTCGAGCCTGCCGTGGGTGAGCTGGGCCGCGGGCGACCTGGCGGTGAAGCTGGCGATTGGTGTGTTCCTGCTGGCGCCGTTCCGCGCGTTGCTGTGGAAGATGGCGCCGCGCACGGCGTAG
- a CDS encoding type IV toxin-antitoxin system AbiEi family antitoxin domain-containing protein, with product MSYLPAIAWRDALDLKIRQEFTLPVISNHGLAVILTQLLAKDEYEGRAIRPPRTGLNRDAFLSARKALLERGALLLPERGLPQSLMRVPGRKDASPGEVMCAIDPFGHIAFLSAMEFHGLTNRLPKLLYFVTFDTASWRTLAKQRMEHELGGQLAAFQEADLPPLQYSVIKRLNGVVIETLRTKEAGHWRYAMDGAIRVTGIGRTFLDMIKRPDLCGGIRHVIEVFEEHARMYLTPILAEFNTHGGKIDRVRAGYILNERCGIERPEIDAWVADTARGGSRKLDAQAEYASEFSEKWSLSINA from the coding sequence ATGTCCTACCTCCCCGCCATCGCCTGGCGCGACGCCCTCGATCTCAAGATCCGCCAAGAGTTCACCCTGCCAGTCATCAGCAATCATGGGCTGGCGGTCATCCTGACTCAGCTGCTCGCGAAAGATGAATACGAGGGCAGGGCTATCCGCCCGCCGCGCACTGGCCTGAATCGGGACGCTTTCCTCTCAGCCCGCAAAGCTCTATTGGAGCGCGGAGCCCTTCTCCTGCCCGAACGGGGCCTGCCCCAATCCCTGATGCGAGTGCCCGGTCGGAAGGACGCCTCTCCAGGGGAAGTGATGTGCGCCATCGACCCATTCGGCCACATCGCGTTCCTGAGTGCGATGGAGTTCCACGGCCTCACCAACCGGCTGCCCAAACTCCTCTACTTCGTCACCTTCGACACGGCGTCGTGGCGAACGCTTGCCAAACAGAGAATGGAGCACGAGCTCGGCGGGCAGCTGGCCGCGTTTCAGGAGGCAGACCTGCCCCCGCTGCAGTACTCGGTCATCAAGCGCCTCAACGGCGTGGTCATCGAAACCCTGCGTACCAAGGAAGCTGGGCATTGGCGGTATGCCATGGACGGGGCGATTCGCGTCACGGGCATCGGCCGCACGTTCCTCGACATGATCAAGCGCCCAGACCTCTGCGGTGGCATCCGCCATGTCATTGAAGTGTTCGAAGAACATGCACGGATGTACCTCACGCCCATCCTTGCCGAGTTCAACACACACGGCGGAAAAATCGACCGCGTACGTGCTGGTTACATCCTCAATGAACGATGTGGGATAGAACGTCCAGAAATCGATGCGTGGGTTGCCGATACTGCACGCGGTGGCTCGCGGAAGCTCGACGCGCAGGCCGAATACGCATCAGAGTTTTCTGAAAAGTGGAGTCTTTCAATCAATGCCTAG
- a CDS encoding nucleotidyl transferase AbiEii/AbiGii toxin family protein has translation MPSLLHDIPAWVRTTDPRQAVMREAVHCVLEAIARTPRLRTLLCMKGGILMALHYASPRYTTDIDFSTPKPFTEAAEQEALALMAEVLPGMGELLGHDVECRLQGHRVKPNRQGTRVSLTMSVGYALKGTAAHRRLVAGQSPFSLSLDFSFRERIPAFEEVEIGESGHLCVYGLTTLVAEKMRALLQQPIRNRNRRQDVFDLNYLLTQRAELHLSPWRAEVLSDLRIKCEDRDVPLSATAFDDPDIATRAEQDYDTLRSEIEGEVPEFAPAFERVAAYFRALPW, from the coding sequence ATGCCTAGCCTGCTGCATGACATCCCTGCATGGGTCCGCACCACGGATCCGCGTCAGGCGGTCATGCGCGAAGCGGTGCATTGTGTCCTGGAAGCGATTGCCCGCACACCGCGACTTCGCACGTTGCTGTGCATGAAGGGCGGCATCCTGATGGCGCTGCACTACGCGAGCCCGAGGTACACCACGGACATCGATTTCTCCACGCCCAAGCCGTTCACTGAAGCGGCCGAGCAGGAGGCGCTCGCGTTGATGGCTGAGGTTTTGCCGGGAATGGGGGAGCTGCTCGGACACGACGTAGAATGCCGTCTTCAGGGGCACCGGGTAAAGCCGAACCGGCAGGGCACCCGGGTAAGTCTGACCATGAGCGTCGGCTACGCGCTGAAGGGCACCGCCGCCCACCGAAGGTTGGTTGCCGGCCAGTCGCCTTTCTCACTGTCACTCGACTTCAGCTTCCGCGAACGCATTCCTGCGTTCGAAGAGGTGGAGATCGGTGAAAGCGGTCACCTTTGCGTGTACGGGCTGACCACCCTCGTTGCCGAGAAGATGCGGGCGCTGCTGCAGCAACCCATCCGCAACCGGAATCGTCGGCAGGACGTCTTCGACCTCAATTACCTGCTCACCCAACGTGCTGAGCTTCATCTGTCCCCATGGCGGGCGGAGGTGCTGAGCGATCTTCGCATCAAGTGCGAAGACCGCGATGTGCCGCTCAGCGCAACCGCATTCGATGATCCGGACATCGCGACGCGCGCCGAGCAGGATTACGACACGCTGCGGTCGGAAATCGAAGGCGAGGTGCCTGAGTTTGCACCTGCCTTCGAAAGGGTTGCGGCCTACTTCCGCGCGCTGCCCTGGTAA
- a CDS encoding DUF2145 domain-containing protein: protein MDLPCPGLPGYPPLKRLALPALLCAAWLLAAPVAQAQSQQPECMERHPTPAALASMFDVAQRADETLEALDDVDVVIIARGGQDLSRYGLRHSHLAFAVREDDGSWRAVHLLNHCKSPESSLFHEGLSNFIGETGTHTDLRVGVPTPAVRATLKAMLTAPGIQAKALHEPRYSVVAYPFSVEYQNSNQWVLEVLAAAMAQSRDGTLLVRRAQVQAWLKEQHYQPSSLHIGVGKRLGARFFSANAATTDHPASERISGDYSVVTVESVFDFLQQRKALAQELSVAHVPVAGMAAPKP from the coding sequence ATGGATCTGCCCTGCCCCGGATTGCCTGGGTACCCGCCGTTGAAGCGCCTCGCGCTGCCTGCACTGCTGTGCGCGGCGTGGCTGCTGGCCGCGCCTGTGGCACAGGCGCAATCCCAACAGCCCGAATGCATGGAGCGCCACCCTACGCCGGCCGCGCTGGCGTCGATGTTCGATGTGGCACAGCGCGCCGATGAAACACTGGAAGCGCTCGACGACGTGGATGTGGTGATCATCGCGCGCGGCGGCCAGGACCTGAGCAGATACGGCCTGCGCCACAGCCACCTCGCCTTCGCGGTGCGCGAGGACGATGGCAGCTGGCGCGCGGTGCATCTGTTGAACCACTGCAAGTCGCCGGAGTCTTCGCTGTTCCATGAAGGGCTGAGCAACTTCATCGGCGAAACCGGCACGCATACCGATCTGCGCGTAGGCGTGCCCACGCCCGCGGTGCGCGCAACCTTGAAGGCTATGCTCACCGCGCCGGGCATCCAGGCCAAGGCGCTGCACGAGCCGCGCTACAGCGTGGTGGCCTACCCCTTCAGCGTTGAATACCAGAACTCCAACCAATGGGTATTGGAAGTGCTGGCGGCGGCAATGGCGCAATCGCGCGACGGCACGCTGCTGGTGCGCCGTGCGCAGGTGCAGGCATGGCTGAAGGAACAGCACTACCAACCCAGCTCGCTGCACATCGGCGTGGGCAAGCGCTTGGGCGCGCGGTTCTTCTCGGCCAATGCCGCCACCACCGACCACCCGGCCAGTGAGCGCATTTCCGGCGACTATTCGGTGGTGACGGTGGAATCGGTGTTCGATTTCCTGCAGCAGCGCAAGGCGCTGGCGCAGGAGCTGAGCGTGGCGCACGTGCCGGTGGCCGGGATGGCGGCGCCGAAGCCGTAA
- a CDS encoding mitochondrial fission ELM1 family protein → MPYVKRWSPPWTITDGRAGNVRQAVALATALKLGVHRPLVLLPRAPWKWVAPRWFPGMAQGFGEAFATLTAQPPELAVGCGRQAAGALRELRRRGSKVVQILDPRLGTRHWDLLVVPEHDALRGSNVLTLLGSLNPVDDDWLTVGRAAFAPFGDLPGPRTALLVGGPTAHAPWHEPDMVKVFQQLAEQLRAEGGSLLATTSRRTPPALVGALRGAFADVPGVIWGDGGDGVNPYAGLLGWADRIVVSPDSVNLLSEACGTRLPVAVALEQQAQGRMVQFQQALRARGRLQERWLDWGYPGPIEPLRETGRIAAQVREALGIPA, encoded by the coding sequence ATGCCATACGTGAAACGATGGAGTCCGCCCTGGACGATCACTGACGGCCGTGCCGGCAATGTGCGGCAGGCAGTGGCCCTGGCCACGGCATTGAAGCTGGGGGTGCATCGCCCGCTGGTGCTGCTGCCGCGCGCGCCCTGGAAATGGGTGGCGCCGCGCTGGTTCCCGGGCATGGCACAGGGCTTTGGTGAGGCATTCGCGACATTGACTGCGCAACCGCCCGAGCTGGCGGTGGGCTGTGGCCGCCAGGCGGCCGGGGCGCTGCGCGAGCTGCGCCGGCGCGGCAGCAAGGTGGTGCAGATCCTGGACCCACGGCTGGGCACGCGCCATTGGGACCTGCTGGTGGTGCCCGAACACGATGCCCTGCGCGGCAGCAACGTGCTTACCTTGCTGGGCAGCCTGAACCCGGTGGACGACGACTGGCTCACGGTGGGCCGCGCGGCGTTTGCGCCCTTCGGCGACCTGCCCGGGCCGCGTACCGCGCTGCTGGTGGGTGGGCCCACTGCGCACGCGCCATGGCACGAGCCGGACATGGTGAAGGTGTTCCAGCAGTTGGCCGAACAGCTGCGCGCCGAGGGCGGCAGCCTGTTGGCCACCACCTCGCGGCGCACGCCGCCGGCGCTGGTGGGGGCGCTGCGTGGCGCCTTCGCCGATGTGCCCGGGGTGATCTGGGGCGATGGCGGTGACGGGGTAAACCCGTATGCGGGGCTGCTGGGCTGGGCCGACCGCATCGTGGTGTCACCCGATTCGGTGAACCTGCTGTCTGAGGCGTGCGGGACGCGGTTGCCGGTGGCGGTGGCGCTGGAACAGCAGGCGCAGGGAAGGATGGTGCAGTTCCAGCAGGCACTGCGCGCGCGCGGGCGGTTGCAGGAGCGCTGGTTGGATTGGGGGTATCCCGGGCCGATCGAGCCGCTGCGCGAGACCGGGCGGATTGCCGCGCAGGTGCGCGAGGCTTTGGGTATCCCGGCTTAA
- a CDS encoding malonic semialdehyde reductase: MSNVLNDAALDQLFRTARTQNAFLDKPVEDSQLKALYELLKWGPTAANGSPARFVFVKSPEAKAKLAPALSEGNHDKTLAAPVTVIVAFDEDFHEKLPYLFPHTDAKAWFDGPREGRHESAFRNGTLQGAYLILAARALGLDAGPMSGFDPAKVDEAFFKGTTIKSNFLVNLGYGDSSGLFPRLPRLAFDEAARIE, translated from the coding sequence ATGTCCAACGTGCTCAACGATGCTGCGCTTGACCAGTTGTTCCGTACCGCCCGTACCCAGAACGCTTTCCTCGACAAGCCGGTCGAAGACAGCCAGCTGAAGGCGCTGTACGAACTGCTGAAGTGGGGCCCCACGGCCGCCAACGGCAGCCCGGCGCGTTTCGTGTTCGTGAAGTCGCCCGAAGCCAAGGCCAAGCTCGCCCCGGCGCTGTCCGAAGGCAACCACGACAAGACCTTGGCCGCCCCGGTTACCGTGATCGTTGCCTTCGACGAAGACTTCCACGAAAAGCTGCCGTACCTGTTCCCGCATACCGATGCCAAGGCATGGTTCGACGGCCCGCGTGAAGGCCGCCATGAATCGGCCTTCCGCAACGGCACCCTGCAGGGCGCCTACCTGATCCTGGCCGCACGCGCGCTGGGCCTGGATGCCGGCCCGATGAGCGGTTTCGACCCGGCCAAGGTGGACGAAGCCTTCTTCAAGGGCACCACCATCAAGTCGAATTTCCTGGTCAATCTGGGTTACGGTGATTCTTCGGGCCTGTTCCCGCGGCTGCCTCGCCTGGCCTTCGACGAAGCTGCCCGCATCGAATAA
- a CDS encoding YceI family protein — translation MTVTRKLLLPLALTLAIAACSKPAEETAAPAADATPAAAATTPAAETAAPAAAAPAAEAIQIASGTYKLDPSHTDVLAQWSHFGFSHPTAHFGSAEGTLVYDAADVTKSTVEVKLPLTGLNSFTAKFDEHLKSGDFFDAAKFPAATFKSTKVEAAGTNKLTVTGDLTIKDITKPVTLDVTVNAGGEHPMAKVPAAGFDATTTIKRSDFGVGAYAPNVSDEVNIRITTEATGEKPAA, via the coding sequence ATGACCGTGACCCGCAAACTGCTCCTGCCGCTGGCCCTGACCCTGGCTATCGCCGCCTGCTCCAAGCCGGCTGAAGAGACCGCTGCCCCGGCCGCCGATGCGACCCCGGCTGCTGCCGCCACCACTCCGGCTGCCGAAACCGCTGCCCCGGCTGCTGCCGCCCCGGCCGCTGAAGCCATCCAGATCGCCTCGGGCACCTACAAGCTCGACCCGAGCCACACCGACGTGCTGGCCCAGTGGAGCCACTTCGGCTTCTCGCACCCGACCGCCCACTTCGGCAGCGCCGAAGGCACCCTGGTGTACGACGCCGCCGACGTGACCAAGTCCACCGTGGAAGTGAAGCTGCCGCTGACCGGCCTGAACAGCTTCACCGCCAAGTTCGACGAGCACCTGAAGAGCGGTGACTTCTTCGACGCCGCCAAGTTCCCGGCCGCCACCTTCAAGAGCACCAAGGTGGAAGCTGCCGGCACCAACAAGCTGACCGTGACCGGCGACCTGACCATCAAGGACATCACCAAGCCGGTGACCCTGGATGTGACCGTCAACGCCGGCGGCGAACACCCGATGGCCAAGGTTCCGGCCGCCGGCTTCGACGCCACCACCACCATCAAGCGCAGCGATTTCGGCGTCGGCGCCTACGCCCCGAACGTGAGCGATGAAGTGAACATCCGCATCACCACCGAAGCCACCGGCGAAAAGCCGGCTGCCTGA
- a CDS encoding siderophore-interacting protein: MALHENKLVRHTVKFRPLQVLRTEEISPCMRRVIVGGEALEGFESPSPDDHVKLFFPNAEGQFVVPTMTPEGPRYPEGQEPSPARDYTPRWWDLEAKELAIDFVMHGDGVASRWAANAMAGDAIAVGGPRGSHITADDFDTYVLFGDETALPAIGRWLETLPDGARADVYIEIPEADDRQELPEDERIRVSWLERNGFDAATSTLLEDVLTDFEEPEGDTFYWIATESRRARMMRKYVEGHLGVPKDWIRSKGYWKAHPEHEGD; the protein is encoded by the coding sequence ATGGCTCTGCATGAAAACAAGTTGGTGCGCCACACCGTGAAGTTCCGCCCGCTGCAGGTGCTGCGCACCGAGGAAATCAGCCCGTGCATGCGCCGGGTGATCGTGGGCGGTGAGGCGCTGGAGGGCTTTGAATCGCCCTCGCCGGATGACCACGTGAAGCTGTTCTTCCCGAATGCGGAAGGCCAGTTCGTGGTGCCCACCATGACCCCGGAAGGCCCGCGCTACCCGGAAGGCCAGGAACCCTCCCCCGCCCGCGATTACACCCCGCGGTGGTGGGACCTGGAGGCGAAGGAGCTGGCCATCGACTTCGTGATGCACGGCGATGGCGTGGCCTCGCGCTGGGCGGCCAATGCCATGGCCGGCGATGCGATTGCGGTGGGTGGGCCGCGCGGCTCGCATATCACCGCCGATGACTTCGATACCTATGTGCTGTTTGGCGATGAGACCGCGCTGCCGGCCATTGGCCGCTGGCTGGAGACGCTGCCGGACGGCGCGCGGGCGGACGTGTACATCGAGATTCCGGAAGCGGATGACCGCCAGGAGCTGCCGGAAGATGAACGCATCCGGGTGTCTTGGCTGGAGCGCAACGGGTTTGATGCGGCCACCAGCACCCTGCTGGAGGACGTGCTGACCGATTTCGAGGAGCCGGAGGGCGATACGTTCTACTGGATCGCCACCGAATCGCGCCGGGCGCGGATGATGCGCAAGTACGTGGAGGGGCACCTGGGGGTGCCGAAGGATTGGATCCGCTCGAAGGGGTATTGGAAGGCGCATCCGGAGCACGAAGGCGACTGA
- a CDS encoding PadR family transcriptional regulator: MTAPRDLDGPARPLTSRPLSRGDLRLLVLSLLAAQPRHGYELIQCISEMFVRVYTPSAGSIYPVLAQFEAAGWVSALEEAGRKRYQLTALGQAELAAQREEVDAALHRVRHSARSIAKANLPPVVRDAMRELKQALGLHHARWQDDNAVAVAQALREAAAQIRAQGR; the protein is encoded by the coding sequence ATGACCGCTCCCCGTGATCTGGATGGCCCTGCCCGTCCGCTGACTTCCCGGCCGCTCAGCCGTGGCGACCTGCGCCTGCTGGTGCTGTCGCTGCTGGCGGCGCAGCCGCGCCATGGCTATGAGCTGATCCAGTGCATCAGCGAGATGTTCGTGCGGGTGTACACGCCCAGCGCGGGCTCGATCTACCCGGTGCTGGCGCAGTTCGAGGCCGCCGGCTGGGTGAGCGCGCTGGAAGAGGCCGGGCGCAAGCGCTACCAGCTCACTGCACTGGGCCAGGCGGAGCTGGCCGCCCAGCGCGAGGAGGTGGATGCGGCGCTGCACCGGGTGCGCCACAGCGCGCGCTCCATCGCCAAGGCCAACCTGCCGCCGGTGGTGCGCGATGCGATGCGCGAGCTGAAGCAGGCGCTGGGCCTGCACCACGCGCGTTGGCAGGACGACAACGCGGTTGCGGTGGCCCAGGCGCTGCGTGAGGCCGCCGCGCAGATCCGCGCGCAGGGCCGCTGA